A region of uncultured Draconibacterium sp. DNA encodes the following proteins:
- a CDS encoding ATP-binding protein has translation MRTYSSKFLAILVAIILTLLAFGIAMLAHYFGENILVITISTAAFFVAAYFSILYIIKKYIIDRIRPLYNTIRDLPLSGKKMEEKIDSNSLLLNVKYEVEEWAKSQLKEIERLKELEKYRKDFVGNVSHELKTPIFNIQGYVLTLLEGGLEDPKINKLYLKRTEKSIDRMVSIVEDLESITKLESGELQLNMTRFDIVKTVEEVIEMEHWQASESQITVQIINKPDRPIYVRADKKRILEVITNLIVNGVKYGKQNGYVNISFHDLEENIIVEVADNGIGIEKKDLRRIFERFFRVDKSRSREQGGTGLGLSIVKHIIEAHNQSINVRSVLDQGTTFNFTLEKQK, from the coding sequence ATGAGAACATATTCTTCGAAATTCCTTGCCATTCTGGTTGCTATTATTTTAACCTTGCTGGCATTTGGTATTGCAATGCTGGCACACTACTTTGGCGAGAATATTTTGGTTATTACCATTTCTACAGCGGCCTTCTTTGTTGCCGCTTACTTTTCCATTTTATACATTATTAAGAAATACATCATCGATCGTATCCGGCCCTTGTATAACACCATTCGCGATTTACCGCTGAGCGGGAAAAAGATGGAGGAAAAAATCGATTCGAACAGTTTGCTGTTAAACGTAAAGTACGAAGTTGAAGAATGGGCCAAGTCGCAATTAAAAGAAATTGAGCGACTTAAAGAGCTGGAAAAATACCGCAAAGATTTTGTTGGAAACGTATCGCACGAACTGAAAACACCAATTTTTAATATTCAGGGTTATGTTCTTACGCTTTTGGAAGGCGGTTTGGAAGACCCCAAGATCAATAAACTTTACCTGAAACGCACAGAAAAAAGTATCGACCGGATGGTATCGATCGTTGAAGACCTGGAATCGATCACCAAACTGGAATCGGGTGAGCTGCAGCTAAACATGACTCGTTTTGATATTGTAAAAACCGTTGAGGAAGTCATTGAAATGGAACACTGGCAAGCATCAGAAAGCCAGATTACGGTGCAGATCATTAACAAACCCGACAGGCCCATTTATGTGCGTGCCGACAAAAAACGTATTCTCGAAGTCATTACCAACCTTATTGTTAACGGCGTAAAATATGGCAAACAAAACGGATATGTAAACATTTCGTTTCACGATTTAGAAGAAAATATAATTGTTGAAGTTGCCGATAACGGAATTGGTATCGAAAAAAAGGACCTGCGTCGTATTTTTGAGCGTTTCTTCCGTGTCGATAAATCGCGTTCGCGCGAACAAGGTGGCACCGGACTTGGACTTTCGATTGTAAAACACATTATCGAAGCTCATAATCAATCTATTAACGTACGAAGTGTACTCGACCAGGGAACCACATTCAATTTTACACTCGAAAAGCAAAAGTAG